Proteins encoded by one window of Salmonirosea aquatica:
- a CDS encoding GNAT family N-acetyltransferase, translating to MIRPYHEQYQAELIELLKLNVPRYFAPAEVEDFKEYLSHHVESYFVMEQGKMIVGCGGINYIPQEGIARLSWDIIHPDHQGKGIGTELTRYRIGEIKKHSGIRTIIVRTTQLVYPFYEKLGFPLDKTETDFWAPGFDLYQMKMELAEVL from the coding sequence ATGATCCGCCCTTACCACGAGCAATACCAGGCAGAACTTATTGAACTACTAAAACTCAATGTACCCCGCTATTTTGCTCCTGCCGAAGTAGAAGATTTTAAGGAATATTTGTCACATCACGTCGAAAGCTATTTTGTGATGGAACAGGGCAAAATGATAGTCGGTTGTGGCGGAATCAATTATATCCCACAGGAAGGAATCGCCCGGCTCTCGTGGGATATTATTCACCCTGACCACCAGGGCAAAGGAATCGGAACAGAGCTCACGAGGTACCGAATCGGGGAAATAAAAAAACATTCAGGCATCAGAACAATTATAGTTAGGACCACACAGTTGGTGTACCCTTTTTATGAAAAACTAGGCTTTCCGCTCGATAAAACCGAAACCGATTTTTGGGCTCCCGGCTTTGATCTTTACCAAATGAAAATGGAGCTGGCTGAGGTTTTATAA
- a CDS encoding nucleotide pyrophosphohydrolase encodes MTLQEAQKQVDAWIKEYGVRYFSELTNMAILTEEVGELARIMARTYGDQSFKKSDLDRNLGDEMADVLWVLICLANQTGVDLTEAFEKNMAKKTIRDKDRHKQNPKL; translated from the coding sequence ATGACTCTTCAAGAAGCTCAAAAACAAGTCGATGCCTGGATCAAAGAATATGGCGTCCGGTATTTTTCCGAGTTGACCAATATGGCCATCCTTACCGAAGAGGTAGGCGAACTGGCGCGGATTATGGCCCGTACCTACGGCGATCAGTCGTTTAAAAAGTCGGATCTGGATCGGAATCTGGGAGACGAAATGGCCGATGTACTCTGGGTGTTGATTTGCCTGGCCAATCAAACGGGTGTGGACCTGACCGAAGCGTTTGAAAAAAATATGGCTAAAAAAACGATTCGTGATAAGGATCGTCACAAGCAAAATCCGAAACTGTAG
- the dtd gene encoding D-aminoacyl-tRNA deacylase, producing MIAVIQRVSEASVTIEGHVQGSIARGYLVLLGITTSDTVEDLEWLGRKIVNMRIFGDAEGKMNLDLKSVDGNILLISQFTLHASTKKGNRPSFIEAARPEVAIPLYEKMITFLSSELGKPVETGEFGTGMKVRLLNDGPVTIIVDSKNRT from the coding sequence ATGATTGCAGTAATACAACGCGTGAGTGAAGCTTCCGTTACCATTGAAGGACACGTACAAGGTAGCATCGCGAGGGGGTACCTTGTGTTGCTGGGCATCACGACGAGCGACACCGTAGAAGACCTGGAATGGCTGGGACGGAAAATTGTGAATATGCGCATTTTTGGCGACGCCGAGGGAAAGATGAATCTGGACCTGAAAAGTGTCGACGGTAACATTCTACTCATCAGCCAGTTCACCCTGCACGCTAGTACCAAAAAAGGTAATCGCCCGTCGTTCATCGAAGCGGCACGACCCGAGGTAGCCATCCCCCTATATGAAAAAATGATCACCTTCCTGAGCTCTGAACTGGGCAAACCCGTTGAAACCGGCGAGTTCGGGACCGGCATGAAAGTACGCCTCCTCAACGACGGGCCCGTCACGATCATCGTGGATTCCAAAAATCGGACGTAG